The Novipirellula galeiformis genome contains a region encoding:
- a CDS encoding HlyD family secretion protein, with the protein MAKFFKRVVILLLLVGCTAGGYYAWDRWGRVEPLADGLVQANGRIEGDHVTVASKFAGKINEILVREGESVEAGQVLARLSSEQVKAKLRQAEQAIEAARAQHRAAQSGLELLKQEVPLMIDTAQASLEHAKAVVAKAQAAEQQSARDASRFSDLASRGTIDKRKGEEAQLAWTVAKNDVRVAETALTRAEKQLAEANLGSRRVHAKAQELEALAAQVAGAEAVRDEAQSVLDDLTITAPAAGVITTRVVDAGEIVAAGSPLFDLVNLDRLYLKVYVPEIEIGHVRLDLPARIHTDAFPDNPFPATVRYVSSRAEFTPKEVQTTDERVKLVYAVKLYLDENPDHQLTPGLPADAVMRWKEETPWMKPQW; encoded by the coding sequence ATGGCGAAGTTCTTCAAACGTGTTGTCATACTCCTGCTACTGGTGGGCTGCACGGCTGGCGGTTACTACGCTTGGGATCGTTGGGGGCGAGTCGAACCGCTGGCTGATGGGCTGGTACAAGCCAATGGGCGGATCGAAGGCGATCACGTCACGGTCGCCAGCAAGTTTGCCGGCAAGATCAACGAGATACTGGTTCGTGAAGGCGAGAGCGTCGAAGCGGGGCAAGTCCTGGCGAGATTGAGCAGTGAGCAAGTCAAGGCGAAGCTGCGACAGGCTGAACAGGCAATCGAAGCGGCTCGCGCTCAGCACCGTGCTGCCCAATCAGGCCTTGAGTTGCTCAAGCAGGAAGTGCCTCTGATGATCGACACGGCTCAGGCGTCGTTGGAACACGCAAAAGCCGTGGTCGCGAAAGCGCAAGCGGCCGAGCAACAGTCGGCTCGCGACGCGTCGCGTTTTTCAGACCTTGCATCGCGTGGCACGATCGACAAGCGTAAGGGCGAAGAAGCTCAGCTCGCTTGGACGGTCGCAAAGAACGATGTGCGCGTCGCCGAGACCGCTCTAACCCGAGCGGAGAAACAACTCGCCGAAGCCAATTTAGGTAGTCGCCGCGTTCACGCCAAAGCACAGGAATTGGAAGCGCTGGCCGCGCAAGTCGCAGGTGCCGAAGCGGTGCGTGACGAAGCCCAAAGTGTGCTCGACGACTTGACCATCACCGCACCAGCCGCGGGCGTGATTACGACCCGAGTCGTTGACGCAGGAGAAATCGTTGCTGCGGGTTCGCCGCTGTTCGACCTGGTGAATCTCGATCGGTTGTACTTGAAGGTCTACGTGCCAGAAATCGAAATTGGCCACGTTCGGCTTGACCTGCCCGCTCGTATCCATACGGATGCGTTTCCCGACAATCCGTTTCCGGCAACCGTGCGCTACGTTTCCTCTCGCGCTGAGTTCACACCCAAGGAAGTGCAAACGACCGATGAGCGAGTGAAGCTCGTCTACGCCGTTAAATTGTACTTGGATGAGAATCCAGACCATCAACTGACGCCTGGTTTACCGGCCGATGCTGTGATGCGTTGGAAGGAGGAAACACCGTGGATGAAACCGCAATGGTAG
- a CDS encoding ATP-binding cassette domain-containing protein: MDETAMVETSRAATATSIDTPPSATGTSESADSKPVVQLSELRKNYGSTIAVDGVDLEIQRGEIYGLIGPDGAGKSSLMKAVAGVLTYDSGTLDVFGVRVDSERSAETIKDRIGLMPQGLGLNLYADLSIEENVDFFGQIRLIPKDVLQERKNRLLGMTRLDKFRARPMKNLSGGMKQKLGLVCCLIHHPQLVILDEPTTGVDPVSRRDFWSILAQLLREEQITALVSTAYMDEATRFHHAALLFDGKVLARGEPDEIAALVPGRIVQAKAEPQAEAFALLKETFPQSEAVGPWLRVFVDDADNEQATTAVTTRLENFQPQEIHVAEPDLEDVFIALLRRRGLTDDDHPASLGRNADSVNDGDGLAIEANDLVRSFGSFKAVDGVSFQVKPGEIFGLLGANGAGKTTVIKMLTGLLPPTAGTGRVAGADMRRAGQAIKERIGYMSQAFSLYQDLTVVENIRLYAGIYGLSRRMTRERTDWIIDMAGLAGRENELSGSLPMGLRQRLAIGCALVHRPQVLFLDEPTSGVDPIGRRRLWDIIFDLSRNEGVAVLVTTHYMSESEHCDHIAMMYAGRVFADASPSELKASLREASGQLLEVTTDNPLTALDVLESGGFVGVSLFGKRIHLLAPDPIQAEQQVREALGKKGVGVLSVSEQPLTMEDVFVNRVLALEKIDEGKQ, translated from the coding sequence GTGGATGAAACCGCAATGGTAGAAACCAGCCGTGCTGCGACGGCCACGTCGATTGACACTCCGCCGTCCGCCACCGGGACATCGGAATCCGCAGATTCAAAACCGGTCGTCCAACTATCAGAGTTGCGAAAGAATTACGGCAGCACGATCGCCGTGGATGGCGTCGACCTGGAAATCCAGCGTGGCGAAATCTATGGGCTGATCGGTCCTGATGGAGCCGGCAAAAGCAGTCTGATGAAAGCGGTCGCGGGCGTGCTGACGTACGACAGTGGCACGCTCGATGTGTTTGGTGTCCGCGTCGATTCCGAGCGATCGGCCGAGACGATCAAGGATCGCATTGGATTGATGCCGCAGGGACTCGGTTTGAATCTTTACGCAGATTTGTCGATTGAAGAAAACGTTGACTTCTTCGGTCAAATACGACTGATCCCCAAGGATGTACTTCAGGAGCGAAAAAATCGCTTGCTGGGCATGACCCGATTGGACAAGTTTCGTGCCCGGCCGATGAAGAATCTGTCCGGCGGAATGAAGCAAAAACTGGGCTTGGTTTGCTGTCTGATCCACCATCCACAGCTCGTCATACTTGATGAGCCGACCACCGGTGTCGACCCCGTTTCTCGACGAGACTTTTGGAGCATTCTCGCTCAACTCCTGCGTGAAGAACAAATCACGGCGTTGGTTTCAACCGCATACATGGACGAGGCGACGCGATTCCATCACGCGGCGTTACTGTTTGACGGTAAGGTGCTTGCCCGCGGTGAGCCCGACGAAATCGCGGCGCTCGTGCCGGGCCGAATCGTGCAAGCGAAGGCGGAACCACAGGCGGAAGCGTTCGCGTTGCTGAAGGAGACGTTTCCACAATCGGAAGCCGTTGGACCCTGGCTGCGGGTCTTCGTCGATGACGCTGACAATGAACAAGCAACAACCGCCGTCACAACACGCCTTGAGAATTTTCAACCGCAGGAAATTCATGTCGCAGAACCTGACCTCGAAGATGTCTTCATTGCGTTGCTGCGACGGCGTGGTCTGACCGACGACGATCATCCTGCCTCCTTAGGCCGCAATGCGGACTCCGTCAACGATGGCGACGGACTCGCTATCGAGGCTAACGACTTGGTGCGATCCTTTGGCAGCTTCAAAGCGGTCGACGGAGTCAGTTTTCAGGTGAAGCCGGGCGAGATATTCGGACTTCTCGGTGCCAACGGAGCGGGCAAGACCACCGTCATCAAAATGCTGACAGGTCTGTTACCCCCAACTGCTGGAACCGGCCGCGTCGCGGGTGCAGACATGCGTCGCGCCGGCCAGGCGATCAAAGAACGTATTGGTTACATGTCGCAAGCGTTTTCGTTGTACCAAGACCTTACGGTGGTCGAAAACATTCGTCTGTACGCAGGTATCTATGGGCTATCGCGGCGGATGACGCGTGAACGGACTGATTGGATCATTGACATGGCAGGTCTGGCCGGCCGAGAAAATGAATTGTCAGGAAGTTTGCCGATGGGGTTACGGCAACGGTTGGCGATCGGATGTGCTCTCGTTCATCGTCCGCAGGTGTTATTTTTGGACGAACCAACGTCAGGGGTCGACCCGATCGGACGACGACGATTGTGGGACATCATTTTCGATCTATCTCGCAACGAAGGCGTGGCGGTTCTAGTTACCACGCATTACATGAGCGAATCCGAACACTGCGATCACATCGCGATGATGTACGCCGGGCGTGTTTTTGCCGACGCGTCACCAAGCGAGCTTAAAGCAAGCCTTCGTGAAGCATCGGGACAACTTCTAGAGGTTACGACCGACAACCCACTCACCGCATTGGATGTCTTGGAATCCGGTGGATTCGTCGGCGTATCCCTGTTCGGCAAACGCATTCACTTACTCGCTCCCGATCCGATCCAAGCGGAACAACAAGTCCGAGAGGCTCTCGGCAAGAAAGGCGTTGGAGTTCTTTCGGTAAGCGAACAGCCGTTGACGATGGAAGACGTGTTCGTGAACCGCGTATTGGCTCTCGAAAAAATAGATGAGGGCAAACAGTGA
- a CDS encoding ABC transporter permease has protein sequence MNIRRVAATASKEWREIVRDRLFLALTFLVPTSLMLVVGYGLSLDVEDIPLAIVDRDGTNLSREYAHRFIDSRYFDFKGYALDRHSLPPLLEDNKVRAAIIIPENFQKELLAGRPVVVQTLIDGTLPFRAQTTKGYVLAMNTAFSSEMLAMFISKKRGIPLGQAARSLRPVKLEARYLYNQSMKSDWALAPRLIMVILMMTPPFYTALGIVREKERGSIYNIYSSTVSRLEFLVGKLIPYVGISSANAVILWLIATQLFGAPFKGSLLFFIPATLLYIICTTGLGLVVSVMVRTQVAAMVVTFIVTVIPSMLYSGVIVPISSLSETAQVTAHALPAMYYTNIIVGTFMKGVGLRELWTDVLVLAIYATVLLTLGYRMFHKRPNT, from the coding sequence GTGAATATTCGTCGTGTTGCGGCCACCGCATCGAAAGAATGGCGAGAAATCGTACGTGATCGCTTGTTCCTGGCGTTGACATTTCTGGTACCAACCTCGTTGATGCTGGTCGTTGGCTACGGGTTGTCACTAGACGTGGAAGACATCCCACTAGCGATTGTCGATCGCGACGGCACAAATCTCAGTCGCGAGTACGCTCACCGATTCATTGATTCACGCTATTTCGATTTCAAAGGCTACGCACTGGATCGTCATTCATTGCCGCCGCTGCTGGAGGACAATAAAGTCCGTGCTGCGATCATCATTCCGGAGAATTTTCAAAAGGAACTTCTGGCCGGTCGTCCGGTCGTCGTGCAGACACTGATCGACGGTACGCTTCCGTTCCGTGCACAGACAACGAAGGGCTACGTCCTGGCAATGAACACCGCTTTTAGCAGCGAGATGCTGGCAATGTTTATTTCAAAAAAACGAGGCATCCCGCTTGGACAAGCTGCGAGATCACTCCGTCCGGTCAAGTTGGAGGCGAGGTACCTCTACAACCAAAGCATGAAAAGCGACTGGGCGCTCGCGCCGCGGTTAATCATGGTGATCCTGATGATGACTCCGCCGTTCTACACGGCACTTGGCATTGTTCGCGAGAAAGAGCGCGGCTCGATCTACAACATTTATTCGTCGACCGTCAGCCGGCTTGAGTTCCTGGTCGGGAAATTGATCCCCTACGTTGGGATTTCGTCGGCGAACGCTGTGATTCTTTGGCTAATCGCGACACAATTGTTTGGGGCACCGTTCAAAGGCAGCCTGCTGTTTTTCATCCCGGCGACACTGCTGTACATCATTTGCACGACTGGCCTGGGGCTGGTCGTCTCCGTCATGGTCCGAACTCAAGTGGCGGCGATGGTCGTGACGTTCATCGTCACCGTCATTCCTTCGATGCTGTACTCGGGTGTGATCGTGCCGATTTCGTCGCTGAGCGAAACGGCGCAGGTCACGGCCCACGCGTTGCCAGCGATGTATTACACCAACATCATCGTTGGAACCTTCATGAAAGGTGTCGGGCTACGAGAACTGTGGACTGATGTGCTCGTGCTCGCGATCTACGCGACCGTTCTCTTAACGCTTGGGTACCGAATGTTTCACAAGAGGCCCAACACATGA
- a CDS encoding ABC transporter permease, producing MSEMPSNNRIRAMIVWWNRMRVMTIKEYLQLYRDRILIVFMVYAFTLEVFLAGSGVSMQLHNAAMWVHDSDHSFASRELIHRFRPPHFSIDGEVLNHRESIELLDRGEAMVVLDIPPQFQESLLNGDTTSVQMQIDTSNPVLGFLATSYGSQIVGQYGLEAAMKREGMSLNELAIPIINEEHRVWYNANQNDAWFMSVVEMLNVITMFAILLPASAMAREKERGTVEQLMVSPLTTFQMMFPKVLAMTTVILVGTLITIHLILQPFFGVPFRGSLTLFMAVTALYVFTTAGIGMLLATIAKNLAQVGMLTALIFIPMVFLSGVWTPPENMPPVLRYFSSIAPLHHYIDASLGIMLKGSGVALLWDSILAIALFAVATYGLSMSYFRRQLG from the coding sequence ATGAGCGAGATGCCGTCCAACAACCGTATTCGCGCCATGATCGTTTGGTGGAACCGAATGCGAGTGATGACGATCAAGGAATACTTGCAACTCTATCGTGATCGCATTTTGATCGTGTTCATGGTTTATGCATTCACCTTGGAGGTGTTTCTGGCGGGTTCGGGCGTGAGCATGCAGTTGCACAACGCGGCAATGTGGGTCCATGATTCCGATCACAGTTTTGCATCGCGAGAACTGATTCACCGCTTTCGCCCTCCCCATTTCAGCATTGATGGTGAAGTCCTTAACCATCGAGAGAGCATTGAACTGCTGGATCGTGGCGAAGCGATGGTCGTGCTCGATATTCCGCCCCAGTTCCAGGAATCACTGCTCAACGGCGATACGACGAGTGTGCAGATGCAGATCGACACCTCCAACCCTGTCCTCGGCTTCTTAGCGACCAGTTACGGCAGTCAGATTGTTGGCCAATATGGACTCGAAGCGGCGATGAAACGCGAAGGTATGAGTCTGAATGAACTCGCGATTCCTATCATCAATGAGGAACATCGGGTCTGGTACAACGCTAATCAGAACGACGCATGGTTCATGTCGGTCGTCGAAATGCTGAACGTCATTACGATGTTTGCCATCCTGCTGCCGGCATCGGCGATGGCGCGAGAAAAAGAGCGAGGCACGGTCGAGCAACTGATGGTTTCGCCACTAACGACGTTCCAGATGATGTTCCCAAAAGTGCTTGCGATGACAACCGTGATCTTGGTTGGAACGCTAATAACGATCCACTTGATTCTGCAGCCGTTCTTTGGTGTTCCATTTCGCGGCAGCTTGACATTGTTTATGGCGGTGACAGCGTTGTACGTGTTTACGACCGCTGGTATCGGAATGTTGCTGGCAACGATTGCCAAAAACCTGGCACAAGTCGGAATGTTGACCGCATTGATCTTTATTCCGATGGTTTTCCTGTCAGGAGTTTGGACGCCACCAGAGAACATGCCACCCGTGCTTCGATATTTCAGTTCGATCGCACCCTTACACCACTACATCGACGCCAGCCTTGGCATCATGCTGAAGGGTTCCGGGGTCGCCCTGCTATGGGATTCGATTCTAGCAATCGCATTGTTCGCGGTAGCAACCTACGGCCTCAGCATGAGCTATTTTCGCCGTCAACTTGGTTAG
- a CDS encoding MarC family protein — METDLIKFVAAIFVITNPLGAIPLFLSLSKEYSTRERRRAALLASITVAIVLSSNIVLGELILKFFGISIPAFQVGGGILILLLAISMLQARQSSIKHTHEEAKEAADKDSIGVVPLGIPLLAGPGAISTAIIFAHRNDGWLDHLSMIGVCVVLAFCIWSALRLAERIGRLLGRTGINIGTRLMGLILAAVAVQFIFDGAQSLWNNPAMTSPASEPTGPSLAEVVNTFVTNDPLSGTHENLRALPLQLAHKGI; from the coding sequence ATGGAAACCGATCTAATCAAATTCGTCGCTGCGATCTTTGTGATTACCAACCCGCTGGGTGCGATCCCACTGTTTCTGTCTCTATCGAAAGAATATTCGACACGGGAGCGGCGACGAGCAGCACTACTTGCATCAATCACGGTTGCCATTGTCTTGTCCTCCAATATCGTTCTCGGCGAACTCATTCTGAAATTCTTCGGAATCAGCATTCCGGCATTTCAAGTAGGTGGAGGCATTCTCATCCTACTGCTTGCGATCTCGATGCTGCAGGCTCGCCAAAGTTCCATTAAACATACTCATGAAGAAGCGAAGGAAGCGGCTGACAAGGACTCCATCGGAGTCGTACCTTTGGGGATTCCTTTGCTTGCTGGTCCCGGTGCTATCAGCACGGCGATCATTTTCGCACATCGAAACGACGGCTGGCTCGACCATCTTTCAATGATCGGTGTCTGCGTGGTACTCGCATTTTGCATCTGGTCAGCACTTCGATTAGCCGAACGAATCGGACGACTTCTCGGTCGGACCGGAATTAACATTGGAACGAGGCTGATGGGGCTAATTCTGGCAGCAGTCGCAGTCCAATTCATCTTCGACGGAGCACAATCGCTATGGAACAATCCGGCGATGACTTCACCGGCCAGCGAACCTACTGGCCCGAGCTTAGCGGAAGTCGTCAACACCTTCGTCACAAATGATCCATTATCCGGAACTCACGAGAACCTCCGCGCCCTCCCGCTGCAACTAGCACATAAAGGAATTTAG
- a CDS encoding DUF542 domain-containing protein: MSALQTQRLTEESSVGHWVAQHPVTADVYETLRIDYSCSGDKSLKTVCRENGLEVIRVHSLLQSTIADVDDATKNKWLHAPLADLCDHIEQSHHAFLKNSLPTATSLLAHVVELHSDDHPELLEVHHHFVAWRDETLEVMAAEERSLFPAIRQMESEGESPSRDWRGIAKLIRRVGFEHNDIGVALSEARDASGNYVAPPDASPTYRQTLGLLRRIEIDVRHHLHKEEHILFPRVEKRANKTGANEA; the protein is encoded by the coding sequence ATGTCCGCGTTGCAAACACAAAGGTTGACCGAGGAATCATCCGTGGGACATTGGGTTGCCCAGCATCCGGTGACCGCAGACGTCTACGAGACACTGCGAATCGACTATAGCTGCAGCGGTGACAAGTCGCTGAAAACGGTCTGCCGGGAGAATGGGCTCGAAGTCATTCGCGTTCACTCCTTGCTGCAAAGCACAATCGCAGACGTTGACGATGCGACGAAAAACAAGTGGCTGCACGCACCGCTCGCCGATCTGTGCGACCATATCGAACAGTCGCATCATGCGTTCCTAAAGAACTCACTACCGACAGCGACATCTTTGCTTGCTCACGTCGTCGAGTTACATAGCGACGATCATCCGGAATTGTTGGAAGTCCACCACCATTTCGTCGCTTGGCGGGACGAAACCTTGGAAGTGATGGCCGCCGAAGAACGCTCATTGTTCCCGGCGATACGTCAAATGGAAAGCGAAGGTGAGAGTCCAAGTCGAGACTGGCGTGGAATAGCCAAGCTGATTCGTCGTGTCGGTTTTGAGCACAACGACATCGGCGTTGCGTTAAGCGAAGCCCGTGATGCATCCGGGAATTATGTCGCACCGCCAGACGCAAGCCCAACCTATCGGCAAACCCTCGGACTGCTACGCCGCATCGAAATCGACGTGCGGCATCACCTCCACAAAGAAGAACACATCCTCTTCCCACGAGTCGAGAAGAGGGCAAATAAGACGGGTGCCAATGAAGCCTGA
- a CDS encoding ACT domain-containing protein codes for MITLKVHSSLEVVGFLFAVTAKLAQSGISVNVVSAYFHDHRFVPTGRADEAMKVLNDVALRAT; via the coding sequence ATGATAACTCTCAAAGTTCACTCCAGTCTCGAAGTGGTTGGTTTTCTTTTTGCAGTGACGGCCAAACTGGCTCAAAGTGGAATCAGTGTGAACGTAGTCTCGGCCTATTTTCACGATCACCGTTTTGTGCCAACGGGCCGTGCCGATGAAGCGATGAAGGTGTTGAACGACGTCGCCCTACGGGCGACGTAA
- a CDS encoding NADP-dependent oxidoreductase, whose product MSQSREINRRVLLNSRPQGAPTPDNFRLETTDLPQPSEGQVLLRTVYLSLDPYMRGRMSDAPSYAPPVELGEVMVGGTVCRVEQSMHPDFVEGDWVLGYTGWQDYEVSDGKGLIPLGQELEHPSRSLGVLGMPGFTAYMGLLDIGQPKPGETVVVAAATGAVGAVVGQIAKLKGCRVVAVAGGPQKCKAGIEAFGFDECLDHYAPDFAEQLADACPDGIDVYFESVGGKVFDAVLPLLNVKARIPVCGLIAHYNDTKLPEGPDRLPLLMQTFLVRRIKAQGFIIFDDYGSRYGEFLAEMTPWVAEGKVKFIEDVVDGLDNAPNAFIGLLEGKNFGKLVVRVGEER is encoded by the coding sequence ATGTCGCAATCCCGCGAAATAAACCGCCGTGTCTTATTGAACTCCCGACCACAAGGCGCACCTACGCCTGACAACTTTCGATTGGAAACGACGGATTTGCCGCAACCGAGCGAAGGTCAAGTCTTACTGCGAACGGTCTATCTGTCACTCGATCCCTACATGCGGGGCCGTATGAGTGACGCGCCTTCTTACGCGCCGCCGGTTGAGCTTGGCGAGGTGATGGTTGGTGGTACGGTCTGTCGAGTTGAGCAGTCAATGCACCCCGACTTTGTTGAGGGTGACTGGGTGTTGGGCTACACCGGTTGGCAGGATTACGAAGTATCCGATGGAAAAGGGCTGATACCGCTGGGGCAGGAACTAGAGCATCCATCCCGATCGCTCGGCGTGCTTGGAATGCCAGGCTTCACGGCCTACATGGGGCTGCTTGATATTGGTCAGCCCAAACCCGGTGAGACCGTTGTGGTCGCCGCCGCAACTGGCGCGGTCGGCGCCGTTGTTGGACAGATAGCCAAGCTCAAAGGCTGTCGCGTCGTCGCAGTCGCAGGCGGGCCCCAAAAGTGCAAAGCGGGGATCGAAGCATTTGGCTTTGACGAGTGCCTCGATCACTACGCACCCGATTTTGCCGAACAACTCGCAGACGCGTGTCCGGACGGAATCGACGTGTATTTTGAAAGTGTCGGTGGGAAAGTGTTCGACGCAGTGCTTCCACTCTTGAATGTCAAGGCTCGGATTCCTGTTTGCGGATTGATCGCGCACTACAACGACACCAAATTACCCGAAGGACCAGACCGGTTGCCGTTGTTGATGCAAACGTTCTTGGTGCGACGCATCAAGGCTCAAGGCTTCATCATTTTCGACGACTACGGTTCTCGATACGGAGAGTTTCTCGCAGAAATGACGCCATGGGTCGCTGAAGGCAAAGTCAAGTTTATCGAAGACGTCGTTGATGGCCTTGACAATGCACCGAACGCATTCATCGGCCTGCTCGAAGGCAAAAACTTCGGCAAGCTTGTGGTTCGTGTTGGAGAAGAACGTTAA